A genomic stretch from Streptomyces sp. QL37 includes:
- a CDS encoding DUF4157 domain-containing protein, translating to MRAHETPAPQPGDRSKPRRAAAPSTQAGRLLALQRTAGNAAVSRAVEEERHAHGPGCGHGEAAPSGEQSAVQRRVSVQEAISSPGSRPENRILDKAQQAYGMSFDHVRLHTGPVAQRSAMEFNAVAYTTGSDIVSQKPHLDDETIFHELDHVRQQTMGPVAGTDNGAGAKVSHQDDPFEKQSAANGRKLAQGGAPDLSLPGSSAPVQRSPEGADTHGSAQPEMSAGHSVQRVDAMDHAPMYSDAESVDHDSGSDWGEWSQADYDAERSRFPRQTTTDAQPAAGFGKSTHGINPNRVRTIRQDKAGRDAPPLRYRTDNAELYRFDSRPPETILAQGFQPWNDKVPKSLRAYQKTLQKTGFVSATRSPGDYVPDWARQPDGTAYRYVLNPPGGMDIVDSLGTVSFAQQQEVIFWKGIQAHYITRVEKVDRSGRVVESTARGDWLRRASAGQGGGAGQARRSPSPMDTT from the coding sequence GTGCGCGCACACGAAACACCGGCCCCCCAGCCCGGGGACCGGAGCAAACCTCGCCGCGCCGCCGCGCCGAGCACGCAGGCCGGCCGCTTGCTGGCGCTCCAGCGCACGGCGGGGAACGCGGCCGTGTCGCGCGCCGTCGAGGAGGAGCGGCACGCCCACGGGCCCGGGTGCGGCCACGGCGAGGCGGCTCCCTCCGGTGAACAGTCGGCCGTCCAGCGGCGGGTGTCGGTGCAGGAGGCGATCTCCTCGCCGGGCAGCAGGCCGGAGAACCGCATCCTCGACAAGGCGCAGCAGGCGTACGGGATGAGCTTCGACCACGTCCGGCTGCACACCGGGCCGGTCGCGCAGCGCTCGGCGATGGAGTTCAACGCCGTCGCCTACACCACGGGTTCGGACATCGTCAGCCAGAAGCCGCACCTGGACGACGAGACGATCTTCCACGAGCTGGACCACGTCCGTCAGCAGACGATGGGGCCGGTGGCGGGGACGGACAACGGTGCGGGGGCCAAGGTCTCGCACCAGGACGACCCGTTCGAGAAGCAGTCCGCCGCCAACGGCCGCAAACTGGCCCAGGGGGGCGCGCCGGACCTCTCCCTGCCTGGTTCGTCCGCGCCGGTGCAGCGCAGCCCGGAGGGCGCGGACACCCATGGGAGCGCGCAGCCGGAGATGTCGGCGGGCCACTCGGTGCAGCGGGTCGACGCGATGGACCACGCCCCCATGTACTCGGACGCCGAATCGGTCGACCACGACTCCGGATCCGACTGGGGGGAGTGGTCGCAGGCCGACTACGACGCCGAACGGAGCCGCTTTCCCCGGCAGACCACGACCGACGCGCAGCCCGCTGCCGGATTCGGCAAGAGCACCCACGGGATCAACCCCAACAGGGTGAGGACGATCCGGCAGGACAAGGCGGGCCGCGACGCCCCGCCGCTGAGGTACCGCACCGACAACGCGGAGCTGTACCGCTTCGACTCACGGCCGCCCGAGACGATCCTGGCCCAGGGCTTCCAGCCGTGGAACGACAAGGTGCCGAAGAGCCTGAGGGCCTACCAGAAGACCCTCCAGAAGACGGGCTTCGTGAGCGCGACCCGCTCGCCCGGCGACTACGTGCCCGACTGGGCGCGGCAGCCCGACGGGACGGCGTACCGCTACGTGCTCAACCCTCCTGGCGGCATGGACATCGTGGACTCCCTGGGGACCGTGTCCTTCGCCCAGCAGCAGGAGGTGATCTTCTGGAAGGGCATTCAGGCGCACTACATCACGCGCGTCGAGAAGGTGGACCGGAGCGGCAGGGTCGTGGAGTCCACCGCACGCGGCGACTGGCTCCGCCGCGCGTCGGCGGGGCAGGGCGGCGGGGCGGGACAGGCCCGCCGGTCCCCGTCCCCCATGGACACCACCTGA
- a CDS encoding phage tail sheath family protein, producing MPSYLSPGVYVEEVASGSRPIEGVGTSVAAFVGLASTGPLNQPTLVTNWTQYVAAFGDFTDGYYLAHSVYGFFNNGGSAAYVVRVGGSAEGASDAAPAAVTGSRTPAALPTGEPQQLGTFTVTALAPGQSGQLTVEVADPEGEGPAERFKLVVKDGEKTAETFDVTAKKSGRNYVVTQVKERSKLITVQEAAPAAQLARPENQTVALAVPAAAAPAAPSADTSAHPGPAQYLGDSADRTGFGGLEAVDEISMVAVPDLMSAYQRGAIDLEAVKAVQLGLIAHCELMGDRVAVIDPPPGLNAREIRVWRQETAGYDSKYAALYYPWIKVFDPASGQSRLVPPSGHVSGIWARNDFERGVHKAPANEVVRGAVDLEIQITRGEQDLLNPIGVNCIRAFPGRGVRVWGARTMSSDPAWRYLNVRRYFNYLEESILIGTQWVVFEPNDTNLWARIRRNVSAFLVNEWRSGALFGSRPEEAFYVKCDEETNPPESVDVGRVICEIGISPVKPAEFVIFRLAQFSSGNGELEE from the coding sequence ATGCCGTCCTACCTGTCGCCCGGCGTATACGTCGAGGAGGTGGCCAGCGGCTCGCGCCCGATCGAGGGTGTGGGCACTTCGGTTGCGGCCTTTGTCGGCCTCGCGTCGACCGGGCCCCTGAACCAACCCACCCTGGTGACCAACTGGACGCAGTACGTCGCGGCGTTCGGTGACTTCACCGACGGGTACTACCTGGCGCACTCCGTCTACGGCTTCTTCAACAACGGCGGCAGCGCCGCCTACGTCGTACGGGTCGGCGGTTCGGCCGAGGGCGCGTCCGACGCCGCCCCCGCCGCGGTGACCGGTTCCAGGACCCCGGCCGCACTGCCGACGGGCGAGCCGCAGCAGCTGGGCACCTTCACGGTGACGGCGCTCGCACCCGGGCAGAGCGGGCAGCTGACCGTCGAGGTCGCCGACCCGGAGGGCGAGGGCCCGGCCGAGCGCTTCAAGCTGGTCGTCAAGGACGGCGAGAAGACCGCCGAGACCTTCGACGTGACCGCCAAGAAGAGCGGCCGCAACTACGTCGTCACGCAGGTCAAGGAGCGCTCCAAGCTCATCACCGTGCAGGAGGCCGCGCCCGCCGCGCAGCTCGCACGCCCCGAGAACCAGACCGTGGCGCTCGCGGTCCCGGCCGCCGCCGCACCGGCCGCCCCCTCGGCGGACACCTCCGCCCACCCCGGGCCCGCCCAGTACCTCGGTGACTCCGCCGACCGCACCGGCTTCGGCGGCCTGGAAGCCGTGGACGAGATCTCCATGGTCGCCGTCCCCGACCTGATGTCCGCCTACCAGCGCGGCGCGATCGACCTGGAGGCCGTCAAGGCGGTCCAGCTCGGCCTGATCGCGCACTGCGAGCTGATGGGCGACCGCGTCGCGGTCATCGACCCGCCGCCGGGCCTCAACGCCCGCGAGATCAGGGTCTGGCGCCAGGAGACCGCCGGCTACGACTCCAAGTACGCGGCCCTGTACTACCCCTGGATCAAGGTCTTCGACCCGGCGTCCGGCCAGTCGCGACTGGTCCCGCCGAGCGGTCACGTCTCCGGCATCTGGGCCCGCAACGACTTCGAGCGCGGCGTGCACAAGGCGCCCGCCAACGAGGTCGTACGCGGCGCGGTCGACCTGGAGATCCAGATCACCCGGGGTGAGCAGGACCTGCTCAACCCCATCGGCGTCAACTGCATCCGCGCCTTCCCCGGCCGCGGTGTCCGTGTCTGGGGCGCCCGCACCATGTCCTCGGACCCGGCCTGGCGCTACCTGAACGTGCGCAGGTACTTCAACTACCTGGAGGAGTCGATCCTGATCGGCACCCAGTGGGTGGTGTTCGAGCCGAACGACACGAACCTCTGGGCCCGCATCCGGCGCAACGTCTCGGCGTTCCTCGTCAACGAGTGGCGCAGCGGCGCCCTCTTCGGCTCGCGCCCCGAGGAGGCCTTCTACGTCAAGTGCGACGAGGAGACCAACCCCCCGGAGTCGGTCGACGTCGGCCGCGTGATCTGCGAGATCGGCATCTCCCCGGTCAAGCCCGCCGAGTTCGTGATCTTCCGGCTGGCCCAGTTCTCCAGCGGCAACGGCGAGCTGGAGGAGTAG
- a CDS encoding hydrolase: MSLWTSLEPLSTTVDPGSSTTVRLRVRNTGDVVDEYRFEPIGGLAPWTTVEPQTLRLYPGTTGSVELTFAPPRTPDATAGPNPYAVRITPTEHPEAVTVPEGNLTITPFTEVRAELVPPVVKGRFRGRPRLAVDNLGNTKVTASLSGSDSGDRLSYEIQPSNVQIEPGRAAFVKATLKPRQIIWFGSKEEQPYALALRRSGAKSVDVDGTYVQRGFLPGWLATVLGLLLTLTIAFVVIWLAYKPQVRSTATEKSSETVSAIPPPKESAAPTSAPPTPEPEKTPEPETKSPESDGEGDGGGGGSETEKPPERTAAVAVHEIAKLSGGRHICYRAYVADHGWQEPVCDGADAGMVGKGLPIKALNIAVSQTGGVRGASAYVVEGWRKGDKWQQQSTGKDMYLGSTKESYSALQGFTIGVLEGTVCQRTSVGGKGWGGRFCTKPADWIYGGSDMKLKLQLEAVRFTV, encoded by the coding sequence GTGAGCCTGTGGACTTCTCTCGAACCCCTCTCCACCACCGTCGACCCCGGCAGCAGCACCACCGTGCGGCTCAGGGTCCGCAACACCGGCGACGTGGTGGACGAATACCGCTTCGAACCGATCGGCGGCCTCGCCCCCTGGACCACCGTGGAGCCCCAGACGCTCCGCCTGTACCCCGGCACCACCGGCTCGGTGGAGTTGACGTTCGCTCCGCCGCGTACCCCGGACGCCACCGCCGGGCCGAATCCGTACGCCGTACGGATCACGCCGACCGAGCATCCCGAGGCGGTGACCGTCCCGGAGGGCAACCTCACCATCACCCCCTTCACGGAGGTGCGGGCCGAGCTGGTGCCGCCGGTCGTCAAGGGCCGCTTCCGCGGGCGGCCCCGGCTCGCGGTCGACAACCTCGGCAACACCAAGGTCACCGCCTCGCTCAGCGGCAGCGACTCCGGTGACCGGCTGTCGTACGAGATCCAGCCGAGCAACGTCCAGATCGAGCCGGGCCGGGCCGCCTTCGTCAAGGCGACGCTGAAGCCGCGGCAGATCATCTGGTTCGGGTCGAAGGAGGAGCAGCCCTACGCGCTGGCCCTGCGGCGCTCCGGTGCCAAGAGCGTGGACGTGGACGGCACCTACGTCCAGCGGGGGTTCCTGCCGGGCTGGCTGGCCACCGTGCTCGGTCTGCTCCTGACGCTGACCATCGCGTTCGTGGTGATCTGGCTGGCGTACAAGCCTCAGGTGCGGAGCACGGCGACGGAGAAGAGCTCGGAGACCGTCAGCGCCATCCCGCCGCCCAAGGAGAGCGCAGCGCCCACGTCCGCGCCGCCCACCCCGGAGCCGGAGAAGACCCCCGAGCCCGAGACCAAGAGCCCCGAGAGCGACGGCGAGGGCGACGGCGGGGGCGGCGGTTCGGAGACGGAGAAGCCGCCGGAGCGGACCGCGGCCGTCGCCGTGCACGAGATCGCCAAGCTCAGCGGGGGCCGTCACATCTGCTACCGCGCCTACGTCGCCGACCACGGCTGGCAGGAGCCGGTGTGCGACGGCGCCGACGCCGGGATGGTCGGCAAGGGGCTGCCCATCAAGGCCCTCAACATCGCGGTGTCCCAGACCGGTGGTGTCCGGGGCGCGTCCGCCTACGTGGTCGAGGGCTGGCGGAAGGGCGACAAGTGGCAGCAGCAGAGCACCGGCAAGGACATGTACCTCGGCAGCACCAAGGAGTCGTACTCGGCCTTGCAGGGCTTCACCATCGGGGTGCTCGAAGGCACCGTCTGCCAGAGGACCAGCGTGGGCGGCAAGGGGTGGGGCGGCCGGTTCTGCACCAAGCCCGCGGACTGGATCTACGGCGGGAGCGACATGAAGCTGAAGCTCCAGCTCGAAGCCGTCAGGTTCACCGTGTGA
- a CDS encoding phage tail protein, producing the protein MPRQDPGSTIWFTLTIDGESLGYFNGCEGLSSQVEIEQRQEGGNNGFVWQLPTRVSFSNIRLTRPLTPDTAKVAKWISSVQTGIKRPTAQISALRADGSLVARWGLIDVLPVSWQGPSLDPGNPAVANEVLEIAHHGFTD; encoded by the coding sequence ATGCCCCGCCAGGACCCGGGCTCAACCATCTGGTTCACCCTCACCATCGACGGCGAGAGCCTCGGTTACTTCAACGGGTGCGAAGGCCTGTCGTCCCAGGTGGAGATCGAGCAGCGCCAGGAGGGCGGCAACAACGGCTTCGTGTGGCAACTGCCCACCCGTGTCTCCTTCTCCAACATCCGGCTGACCCGCCCCCTCACCCCGGACACGGCCAAGGTCGCCAAGTGGATCTCCTCCGTCCAGACGGGGATCAAGCGGCCGACCGCCCAGATCTCCGCCCTGCGCGCGGACGGGTCGCTGGTCGCCCGCTGGGGGCTGATCGACGTACTGCCCGTCAGCTGGCAGGGCCCCAGCCTCGACCCCGGCAACCCTGCCGTGGCCAACGAGGTCCTGGAGATCGCCCACCACGGCTTCACGGACTGA
- a CDS encoding DUF6760 family protein produces the protein MTYATDRLHEEIAYVAYHFHWSLEAILDLEHHDRRLYADQIASFVTRAGAEG, from the coding sequence GTGACGTACGCGACCGACCGGCTGCATGAGGAGATCGCGTACGTCGCCTATCACTTCCACTGGAGCCTTGAGGCGATCCTGGACCTGGAACACCACGACCGCCGGCTGTACGCGGACCAGATCGCGTCCTTCGTGACGCGCGCCGGGGCGGAGGGCTGA
- a CDS encoding LysM peptidoglycan-binding domain-containing protein: MAQSSKGAGKSLVRAGLAIHEPPVGTSTTPGALMRTFSFEFNPAQLSLSQRAQWKATPTAAVRDGSKPEFMGAEPREMTLEIFLDSSTKPTGNTVLKKVESLLGCCEVTAKSIAANQPSPPWVVFQWGSFSTARFTAYVSSIEASYTLFGTTGIPIRATCQVQLHEIPGKTKGQNPTSGALTAQRVHQVVAGDSLQSLAWREYGNASAWRAIAEANGIDDPSRLPSGTELVLPAAEEVRH; this comes from the coding sequence ATGGCCCAGAGCAGCAAGGGCGCCGGCAAGAGCCTCGTACGAGCCGGACTCGCCATCCACGAGCCGCCGGTGGGCACGAGCACCACACCCGGCGCGCTCATGCGGACGTTCAGCTTCGAGTTCAACCCGGCGCAGCTGTCCCTCAGCCAGCGCGCCCAGTGGAAGGCGACCCCGACCGCGGCCGTGCGGGACGGCTCGAAGCCGGAGTTCATGGGAGCCGAGCCCCGGGAGATGACCCTGGAGATCTTCCTGGACTCCTCCACCAAGCCGACCGGCAACACCGTGCTGAAGAAGGTGGAGTCGCTGCTGGGCTGCTGCGAGGTGACCGCCAAGAGCATCGCCGCCAACCAGCCGTCGCCGCCGTGGGTGGTCTTCCAGTGGGGTTCGTTCTCCACGGCCCGCTTCACGGCGTACGTCAGCTCCATCGAGGCGTCGTACACCCTCTTCGGCACGACCGGCATCCCGATCCGCGCCACCTGCCAGGTCCAGCTGCACGAGATCCCCGGCAAGACCAAGGGCCAGAACCCGACCTCCGGGGCACTCACCGCCCAGCGTGTGCACCAGGTCGTCGCGGGCGACTCGCTCCAGTCACTGGCCTGGCGCGAATACGGCAACGCCTCCGCGTGGCGCGCGATCGCCGAGGCCAACGGCATCGACGACCCGTCCCGTCTGCCCTCCGGCACGGAACTCGTGCTGCCCGCGGCCGAGGAGGTGCGTCACTGA
- a CDS encoding phage tail protein, whose protein sequence is MSIGPGDAFTSHNFGLQIDGVMVEYLAEVNGLTIEQDVIKHLSNSAQGKPEVSLMPGTQKDGQCTVVRGMTPSASFTTWINDSIAGQMSTARKNASIIVMDYQNNPTKRYNMRNAWCSKIDASALKAGEASALTETVTIVFEELVIE, encoded by the coding sequence ATGAGTATCGGCCCGGGTGACGCATTCACCTCACATAACTTCGGCCTCCAGATCGACGGCGTCATGGTCGAGTACCTCGCGGAGGTCAACGGCCTCACCATCGAGCAGGACGTCATCAAGCACCTCTCCAACTCCGCGCAGGGCAAGCCCGAGGTCAGCCTCATGCCCGGCACGCAGAAGGACGGGCAGTGCACGGTGGTCCGGGGCATGACCCCGTCGGCGTCGTTCACGACGTGGATCAACGACTCGATCGCGGGTCAGATGTCCACGGCGCGCAAGAACGCCTCCATCATCGTGATGGACTACCAGAACAACCCGACGAAGCGTTACAACATGCGCAACGCCTGGTGCAGCAAGATCGACGCCAGCGCCCTGAAGGCCGGTGAGGCCTCGGCGCTGACGGAGACCGTGACCATCGTCTTCGAAGAACTGGTCATCGAGTAA